The Blautia hydrogenotrophica DSM 10507 genome window below encodes:
- a CDS encoding ABC transporter ATP-binding protein — translation MAMLEVKDLEVYYGMIQAIKGVSFHVDQGEVIALIGANGAGKTTILHTVTGLLSPKKGSVVFEGQEVTKIPAHKIVSLGMAHVPEGRRVFAELSVYENLKMGAYTRKDKSEIEENLQKIYERFPRLKERKNQMAGTLSGGEQQMLAMGRALMSQPKIILMDEPSMGLSPILVNEIFDIIQEVSKSGTTVLLVEQNAKKALSIADRAYVLETGRIALEGRAEDLLRDDSIKKAYLGE, via the coding sequence ATGGCAATGCTGGAAGTCAAGGATTTGGAGGTATATTATGGAATGATTCAGGCTATTAAGGGTGTCTCATTCCATGTGGACCAAGGTGAAGTCATCGCTTTGATAGGAGCTAACGGGGCAGGAAAAACGACAATTCTGCACACAGTTACTGGCCTGCTCTCTCCGAAAAAGGGCAGTGTGGTTTTTGAAGGTCAGGAGGTTACGAAAATTCCGGCCCATAAAATCGTATCTCTGGGAATGGCTCATGTGCCGGAGGGGAGGCGTGTGTTTGCAGAATTAAGCGTATATGAAAATTTGAAGATGGGTGCCTATACCAGAAAAGATAAATCTGAGATTGAAGAGAATCTGCAAAAAATTTATGAGCGCTTTCCGAGGCTGAAAGAGAGAAAAAATCAGATGGCGGGAACACTCAGCGGAGGGGAACAGCAGATGTTGGCTATGGGACGTGCGCTGATGTCACAGCCTAAGATTATCCTGATGGATGAGCCTTCTATGGGGCTTTCGCCGATTTTGGTCAATGAGATATTTGATATTATACAGGAAGTGAGCAAGAGTGGGACAACGGTGCTTCTGGTTGAACAGAATGCCAAAAAAGCTCTGTCAATCGCAGATAGGGCATATGTTCTTGAGACAGGAAGGATTGCTCTGGAAGGCAGAGCAGAAGATCTGCTGAGAGATGACTCTATAAAGAAAGCATATCTAGGTGAGTAG
- a CDS encoding AAA family ATPase, whose translation MKNAVITIARQYGSGGKTIAAMLAKDLGINCYGREILKMASEESGINERLFGMSDEKLKHSVLMKLLKRPYEGDLIPPESSGFVSDDNLFNYQAKVIKELAESESCVIVGRCADYVLRDFPNVISVFIHADREFCLEQAMERNSMSLKEMQRFIEKTDKYRGDFYKYYTGHEWSDARNYDLCLNSGKLGFKKCVEEIKAYMKVRFED comes from the coding sequence ATGAAAAACGCAGTGATAACGATCGCAAGGCAGTATGGAAGCGGTGGTAAGACGATAGCAGCGATGCTAGCCAAAGATTTAGGTATAAATTGCTATGGCAGGGAAATTTTGAAGATGGCGTCCGAGGAAAGCGGAATCAATGAGAGGCTGTTTGGAATGTCAGATGAGAAATTGAAGCATTCTGTCCTGATGAAATTATTGAAGCGTCCCTATGAAGGTGACCTTATTCCACCTGAGAGCAGCGGATTTGTGTCAGATGATAATTTGTTCAATTACCAGGCCAAGGTGATCAAAGAGTTGGCAGAGTCAGAGTCCTGTGTGATTGTCGGAAGGTGTGCGGACTACGTTTTGAGAGATTTTCCTAATGTCATCAGTGTGTTTATTCATGCAGACAGGGAATTCTGCTTGGAACAAGCGATGGAGAGAAATAGCATGTCGTTAAAAGAGATGCAACGCTTCATAGAAAAGACAGATAAGTATCGGGGTGACTTTTATAAGTATTATACAGGTCATGAATGGAGTGATGCCAGAAATTATGATTTATGTCTCAACAGTGGAAAGCTGGGCTTCAAAAAATGTGTAGAAGAGATCAAGGCATATATGAAAGTCAGATTTGAAGATTGA
- a CDS encoding ABC transporter ATP-binding protein yields MTALLEVKNLGISFGGLRAVNNFEIQIEKEQLYGLIGPNGAGKTTIFNLLTGVYRPDNGKVLLDGKDITGKSTIEINKAGIARTFQNIRLFKDLTVLDNVKVGLHNNHHYNTVSGIFRLPRFRTVEKEMNEKAMELLKVFGLDGEADVQAANLPYGKQRKLEIARALATNPKLLLLDEPAAGMNPNETGELMDTIRFVRENFHMTILLIEHDMKLVSGICEKLTVLNFGEVLTQGGTGEVLNDPQVITAYLGE; encoded by the coding sequence ATGACAGCACTGTTGGAAGTAAAGAATCTCGGGATTTCCTTCGGAGGCCTCAGGGCAGTGAATAATTTTGAGATTCAGATTGAAAAGGAACAGCTCTACGGTTTGATTGGACCAAACGGGGCAGGAAAGACGACGATTTTTAATTTACTGACTGGTGTGTATCGGCCGGACAACGGCAAAGTTTTGCTGGATGGGAAGGATATTACTGGAAAGAGTACCATAGAGATCAATAAGGCAGGAATTGCTAGAACTTTTCAGAATATTCGTTTGTTTAAAGATTTGACAGTTCTGGATAATGTAAAAGTAGGCTTGCATAACAATCACCACTATAATACGGTCTCCGGTATTTTCCGCCTGCCTAGATTTCGGACAGTAGAAAAAGAGATGAATGAGAAGGCAATGGAGCTTTTGAAAGTTTTTGGATTGGACGGGGAAGCAGATGTTCAGGCAGCGAATTTGCCTTACGGAAAACAGAGGAAGCTGGAGATTGCCAGGGCTTTGGCTACAAATCCGAAGCTTTTGCTCTTAGATGAGCCGGCGGCGGGCATGAATCCCAACGAGACTGGAGAGCTGATGGACACGATTCGTTTTGTGAGAGAGAACTTTCATATGACCATTCTTCTGATTGAACACGACATGAAATTGGTCAGTGGAATTTGTGAGAAACTGACGGTTCTGAATTTTGGGGAAGTGTTAACTCAAGGTGGGACCGGTGAGGTACTAAATGATCCGCAGGTTATCACAGCATATCTGGGAGAATAG
- a CDS encoding branched-chain amino acid ABC transporter permease, producing the protein MMRKMKKNTKQNLITYGIVIVAFVVVQCLIATGSISSLMQGLMVPLCTYVILAVSLNLVVGILGELSLGHAGFMCVGAFSSAFFSMCTQDTITVASLRFFLALIVGVATAAVFGILIGIPVLRLKGDYLAIVTLAFGEIIKNLVNVLYIGKDKNGFHFSMKDMMSLNMEPDGKVIVNGPQGITGAPSDSTFLIGVILVLVSLFIILNLTDSRDGRAIMAIRDNRIAAESVGINITKYKLMAFTVSAALAGAAGVLYAHNLSSLTATTNNFGYNMSIMILVFVVLGGIGNIRGSMIAAVILTLLPELLRGLSDYRMLIYAIVLIVMMLFNWSPKSIEWREKHFSFLKKKKEAKEV; encoded by the coding sequence ATGATGAGAAAAATGAAAAAAAATACAAAGCAGAATCTGATTACTTACGGAATTGTCATCGTAGCCTTCGTCGTTGTTCAATGTCTAATAGCCACAGGCAGTATCTCCAGTTTGATGCAAGGATTGATGGTTCCATTGTGTACTTACGTGATTTTGGCAGTATCGTTAAACCTCGTGGTAGGAATTCTCGGTGAACTAAGTCTTGGCCATGCTGGTTTTATGTGCGTAGGAGCTTTTAGCAGTGCATTTTTTTCCATGTGCACACAGGACACGATTACAGTGGCATCTCTGCGGTTTTTCTTGGCTCTGATTGTAGGTGTGGCTACTGCCGCTGTCTTTGGGATTCTGATTGGAATTCCTGTATTGCGTTTAAAAGGCGACTATCTTGCTATTGTGACTTTGGCTTTTGGAGAGATCATTAAGAACCTGGTGAATGTTCTGTATATAGGGAAAGATAAAAATGGATTTCATTTTTCAATGAAAGATATGATGTCCTTGAATATGGAACCGGATGGGAAGGTGATTGTCAATGGCCCGCAGGGAATCACAGGGGCTCCGAGTGACTCTACATTTTTGATTGGCGTCATTTTGGTACTGGTTTCTTTGTTTATTATTTTGAATTTAACAGATTCTAGAGATGGACGTGCGATTATGGCAATTCGTGATAACCGTATTGCGGCGGAATCGGTGGGAATCAATATTACAAAGTATAAATTGATGGCTTTTACGGTCTCAGCAGCGTTAGCAGGTGCAGCCGGTGTGCTCTATGCACATAATCTGTCGTCCTTGACTGCAACCACCAATAATTTCGGATATAATATGTCAATTATGATACTGGTATTTGTAGTGCTAGGAGGGATCGGAAATATCCGTGGTTCTATGATTGCGGCGGTGATTTTGACTTTGCTCCCAGAACTGTTGAGAGGGTTGTCCGATTATAGAATGTTGATCTATGCGATTGTCTTAATCGTTATGATGTTGTTTAACTGGTCACCGAAATCCATTGAGTGGAGAGAAAAACACTTTTCTTTCCTGAAAAAGAAAAAGGAGGCGAAGGAAGTATGA